A genomic stretch from Halopiger aswanensis includes:
- a CDS encoding tubulin/FtsZ family protein yields the protein MQLEVIGVGGAGCRIADAIRAADEEAASSSFVADAFAFDTDVDGLTDLGAIPDTHRHRYGETIDHGLNGNLHRGFEVGEEYVDELSRQLDQGQPSLADAFLVVVGLGGATGGGTAPHLVANLQTLYDEPVYVLATLPAKSELEDGPTDEIDHRAPVAEPATDGPTDDTETATETAADSEPATIPEAETRPLAEANAVETLEQLDGLANAIVCFDNELWLRPREGLGDGRQRLNRELATRVGAFFGSTADTGGLDGDERSRDGRDRRGESGAETVIDANDVGRILGGESDVVSLGYGTQRVESDDGGGSPFGLDIDLGLGLFGSDSSVDTGAAFSAVETTIRKALRGKLTLECERENAERAMLIVGGPPAWLNRRAISEGRETLESATGSVEILGGDAPRSGGDEVFAVVVLAGVDPIERLETMRAENR from the coding sequence ATGCAACTCGAGGTGATCGGGGTCGGCGGCGCAGGGTGTCGGATCGCCGATGCGATCCGTGCGGCGGACGAGGAGGCAGCGTCCTCGTCGTTCGTCGCAGACGCGTTCGCGTTCGACACCGACGTCGACGGGCTGACCGATCTCGGGGCGATCCCCGACACGCATCGACACCGGTACGGCGAGACGATCGACCACGGACTCAACGGGAACCTCCACCGAGGATTCGAGGTCGGCGAGGAGTACGTCGACGAACTCAGCCGACAGTTGGATCAGGGCCAGCCCTCGCTGGCGGACGCCTTCCTGGTCGTCGTCGGCCTCGGCGGCGCGACCGGCGGCGGGACCGCGCCGCACCTCGTCGCGAACTTACAGACGCTGTACGACGAGCCGGTGTACGTCCTCGCGACGCTGCCGGCGAAGTCGGAACTCGAGGACGGGCCGACCGACGAAATCGACCATCGAGCACCGGTTGCCGAGCCGGCGACGGATGGACCGACGGACGACACCGAAACGGCGACCGAGACGGCCGCCGATTCCGAGCCGGCCACGATCCCCGAAGCCGAAACGCGCCCGCTCGCGGAAGCGAACGCCGTCGAAACCCTCGAGCAACTCGACGGCCTCGCGAACGCGATCGTCTGTTTCGACAACGAGCTATGGCTGCGGCCGCGGGAGGGGCTGGGCGACGGCCGCCAGCGGCTCAATCGGGAGCTCGCGACCCGCGTCGGTGCGTTCTTCGGGTCGACGGCGGACACGGGCGGACTCGACGGCGACGAGCGTTCCCGCGACGGCCGCGATCGGCGCGGCGAATCGGGCGCCGAGACCGTCATCGACGCGAACGACGTCGGCCGCATTCTGGGGGGCGAAAGCGACGTCGTGAGCCTCGGCTACGGCACGCAACGCGTCGAGAGCGACGACGGCGGCGGCTCGCCGTTCGGGCTCGATATCGACCTCGGCCTGGGCCTCTTCGGGTCGGACTCGAGCGTCGACACGGGCGCCGCGTTCAGCGCCGTCGAAACGACGATCCGGAAGGCGCTGCGGGGGAAACTCACCCTCGAGTGCGAGCGCGAAAACGCCGAGCGAGCGATGCTGATCGTCGGCGGGCCGCCCGCGTGGCTCAACCGCCGGGCGATCTCGGAGGGCCGCGAGACGCTCGAGTCGGCGACCGGCTCGGTCGAGATTCTCGGCGGCGACGCGCCGCGGTCGGGCGGCGACGAGGTCTTCGCGGTCGTGGTCCTCGCGGGTGTCGATCCGATCGAACGGCTCGAAACGATGCGCGCGGAAAATCGGTGA
- the endA gene encoding tRNA-intron lyase — translation MSLEGRFDAEAGLVYVGGDARQRYHDSRGYGYPISSNEIALSPVEAAHLLYRGDLEAVVDDADGTRLDFQAFVAREPGEGFGVRFLVYADLRSRGFYLSPADESWVEDPPTGEADFAVFPRGKGPGDGEIAYALRIIGERTDVPAGELAEGVLAVVDEESEITYFEVNREAPTGNSNPDVSLPDRCEADLLADRVVVWDPPLELYERLFYGQPLEGREYDRPTLQCSLLEAASLAERGAIDLDPATVRERGREVEGERFERRLAVYTELRERDVVPKTGYKFGADFRTYAAVESVSELDHSELLVRVHPADYVFEPRDLALDVRLAHGVRKTMVFALVDDDGGIEWWSLERLTP, via the coding sequence ATGTCACTCGAGGGGCGGTTCGACGCCGAGGCGGGTCTCGTTTACGTCGGCGGCGACGCGCGACAGCGCTACCACGATTCCCGGGGGTACGGCTATCCGATCTCGAGCAACGAAATCGCGCTCTCGCCCGTCGAGGCGGCCCACCTACTCTATCGGGGCGATCTCGAAGCGGTGGTCGACGACGCGGACGGGACCCGACTGGACTTCCAAGCGTTCGTCGCCCGCGAACCGGGCGAGGGCTTCGGCGTTCGCTTTCTCGTCTACGCGGATCTGCGCTCGCGGGGCTTCTACCTCTCGCCGGCCGACGAATCGTGGGTCGAGGACCCGCCGACCGGCGAGGCCGACTTCGCGGTGTTTCCCCGCGGGAAGGGGCCCGGCGACGGCGAGATCGCCTACGCCCTGCGGATCATCGGCGAGCGGACCGACGTGCCGGCCGGCGAACTCGCCGAGGGCGTCCTCGCGGTCGTCGACGAGGAGAGCGAAATTACCTACTTCGAGGTGAACCGCGAGGCGCCGACGGGGAACTCGAACCCCGACGTGAGCCTCCCCGACCGTTGCGAGGCCGACCTGCTGGCCGACCGGGTCGTGGTCTGGGACCCGCCGCTGGAACTCTACGAGCGACTGTTCTACGGCCAGCCCCTCGAGGGACGGGAGTACGATCGGCCGACGCTGCAGTGTTCGCTGCTCGAGGCGGCCTCCCTCGCCGAGCGGGGGGCGATCGACCTCGATCCGGCGACCGTCCGGGAACGCGGGCGCGAGGTCGAAGGCGAACGGTTCGAGCGCCGCCTGGCCGTCTACACGGAACTGCGCGAGCGCGACGTCGTTCCCAAGACCGGCTACAAGTTCGGCGCGGACTTCCGGACCTACGCGGCGGTCGAGTCCGTCTCGGAACTGGATCACTCCGAACTGCTGGTGCGGGTACATCCGGCCGACTACGTCTTCGAACCGCGGGATCTGGCGCTGGACGTACGCCTCGCTCACGGCGTCCGCAAGACGATGGTGTTCGCGCTGGTCGACGACGACGGCGGGATCGAGTGGTGGTCGCTCGAGCGGTTGACGCCCTGA
- a CDS encoding endonuclease NucS domain-containing protein, translating to MIDDAIRVLAGDCTVITEGTDREEYRGRMTTVVKPDNTVLVHDSDGYQPVAWLTRADSVSSDRSDGFTLLAKKDTQTLRIAAHEQDGFAHYPVSAAGPRIGTCPDCSGALVRSRGVHCVDCGERYGVPSDATIRHDGHNCDCGLPRMRVERGLAFNVCLDRDCESLDEAVSEAFDREWDCPEPDCDGDLRILRRGGLIAGCEHYPDCDTGFAMPTGVIDGECACGLPTFETRSGTRCLDATCDRAQARALEGEGEGDPEAVSDD from the coding sequence ATGATCGACGACGCGATCCGCGTGCTCGCGGGCGACTGCACCGTCATCACGGAAGGCACCGACCGCGAGGAGTACCGCGGCCGCATGACGACGGTCGTCAAACCGGACAACACCGTGCTCGTCCACGACAGCGACGGCTACCAGCCCGTCGCGTGGCTCACCCGCGCCGACAGCGTCTCGAGCGACCGCTCGGACGGCTTCACGCTCCTCGCGAAGAAGGACACCCAGACCCTGCGCATCGCGGCCCACGAACAAGACGGGTTCGCCCACTACCCGGTCTCGGCGGCGGGGCCGCGGATCGGGACCTGCCCGGACTGTTCGGGGGCGCTCGTTCGCTCGAGAGGCGTCCACTGCGTCGACTGCGGCGAGCGGTACGGCGTGCCGTCGGACGCGACGATCCGGCACGACGGACACAACTGCGACTGCGGCCTGCCGCGGATGCGCGTCGAGCGCGGCCTCGCCTTCAACGTCTGTCTCGATCGGGACTGCGAGTCGCTGGACGAGGCCGTCTCGGAGGCGTTCGACCGGGAGTGGGACTGCCCCGAACCCGACTGCGACGGGGACCTCCGCATCCTCCGCCGGGGCGGGCTCATCGCCGGCTGCGAGCACTACCCCGACTGCGATACCGGTTTCGCGATGCCGACCGGCGTCATCGACGGAGAGTGCGCCTGCGGCCTCCCGACGTTCGAAACCCGGAGCGGGACCCGGTGTCTCGACGCGACCTGCGATCGGGCGCAAGCGCGGGCGCTCGAGGGCGAGGGCGAAGGGGATCCCGAAGCCGTCAGCGACGATTGA